The genomic segment TCGGACCACCGTGACCGCCGCGTACGAGCGGCTGATCGCCGAGGGGTTCCTCACCGGCCGGGTCGGTGCCGGTACCTTCGTGCGGCCGGTGCCGACCGCACCCGGCGACGCGCCCGTCGCCCCGCGGCACGGGGTCCACCCGCGGGCGATCTGGCGGCAGCTGGCCGCCGAGCCGGCGCCGGACGCGTCCCCGGCCCGGTACGACTTCCGGGTCGGTGTCCCCGACCCGGACCTGTTCCCGCTCGCCACCTGGCGCCGGCTGGTCGCCGGCGAGCTGCGGGCCACCACCCTGCGCCGCCCGCCGTACGCGGAGCCGGCCGGGCTGCCGGCGCTGCGCGCCGCGATCGCGCGGCACCTGGCCCTGTCCCGGTCGGTCCGGGCCGGCGCCGACGACGTGGTCGTCACGCAGGGCGCGCAGCAGGCGATCGACCTGCTCGGCCGGGTACTGGTCGAACCGGGTGACCGCGTCGCAGTGGAGGACCCGGGATACCTGCCGGCCCGGCAGGCGCTGCGGGCGGCCGGTGCCCGGATCGTCGGCGTACCGGTGGACGGCGAGGGCATCGACGTCACGGCGCTGCCGGACGACGCCCGGCTGGTGTACGTGACCCCGTCGCACCAGTTCCCGCTCGGGGTGGCGATGTCACCGGCCCGCCGGCACGCGCTGCTCGACTGGGCCGGCCGGCACGGCGCGGTGATCGTGGAGGACGACTACGACAGCGAGTTCCGGTACGGCGCCCGCCCGCTGGATCCGTTGCAGAGCCTGGACACCGCCGGCCGGGTCGTGTACGTCGGGTCGTTCGCCAAGACGATGGCGCCGATGCTGCGGCTCGGGTTCCTGGTCGCGCCGGCCTCGCTGATCCCGGCGCTGCACGCGGCCCGCCGGGTGGCCGACTGGTACGGCGACCCGGTCGTGGCGGGCGCGATGGCCCGGTTCATCGACGAGGGCCTGCTGGCCCGGCACGTCCGCCGCGCGCAGCGCACGTACGCGGCGCGCCGCGAGGCGCTGCTCGACGCCCTGCACCGCCGGTTCGGCGACCGGCTGGCCGTGGTGCCGTCCGCCGCCGGCCTGCACGTCGCCGCCCGGCTGACCGACCGGTCCCTCGGCGCCGGCCGGTATCACGACCTCGGCCCTCGGCTCGCCGCGGCGAGCCGGGTCGGCGTCGCGGTCGACCCGCTGGATCGCTTCTGCACCAAGCAGAACCTGCAGCACGGCCTGGCCCTCGGCTTCGGTACCGTCCCCGCCGACCGGATCGACGCCGGCATCCGCCTGCTCGCCGACGCCTTCGGCGACGCCGGCGCACGGCCATAGCCATCGGCACGGTTAACCTGGTCGCCGATCGACGGAGGTGCATCGTGACCGTGCTGACCCGGTCGGCGGGCCCGGCGGACGTGCCCGCCCTCGTCGAGCTGCGCTGTTCCAACGCCGAACACCACGTTCGGCTCGGCCCTGCCGCGCACCGCGTGCCGGACCGCGACAGCGTGCGCCGCTACTTCGAGCGCCGGCTGAGCGACGGACCGGACGACCTGCTCCTGGTGGCCGAGACGGCCGGTACGACCGCTGGCATGGCCGAGGTCGTGCTGCGCCCGGAGCCGCCGGACCACCAGATCCTGGTTCCGCGCCGTACCGCGGAGGTGCACACCGTGGTACTCGACAGCCACCGCGGCCTGGGTGTCGGCCGGGCACTGCTCGCCGCGGCCGAGCAGACCGCGACGGGCCGCGGAGTCGAGGTCCTCCTCGCCGTGGTCTTCGCACCCAACCGGGACGCCGTGGGCTTCTACACCTCGGCCGGCTTCGGCCCGCACGGAACCCTGCTCGCCAAGACCCTGCCGGGCCCGCGCGAACAGCCCACCCCACCCTGCCCGTAGCTACCAGGACGGCATCTGCCGGTACGCCTCCCGGAGCCCGGCGACCGGGGCCCCGGTGTCGGCGACCGCGGCGATCACCTCGCGCGCCCGCCAGCGGTTGGATCGCACCACCCGTCCCGACTCGAACGCCTGACACGCTTCGAGTACCGCGCCCTCCGGCTCACCAGAGGTGGCGAGCGCGAGGGCGAGATCCAGTCGTGCCGCCGCGACCCGGCGCGGCCACCGGCCGGGATCCGGTTCCGCGGTGAGCCGGGCGATCACGCTACGGGCGTGCCCGGCGGCCGCCGGATCTCCCAGCCAGGCCAACGTGGTCGCCGTGTACGAGCTGAGCTTCGTCGGGTCGTAGCGGTACACCGCGCCCGGCAGCTCGGCATCGACGACGGCCGCATCGAACGATCCGCCGAGCTCGCGGCCGGAGAGGCCGACACGATCGTCACCCTGATGGAACGAGACGGCCTGCTACCGGAGTACCGGCCGTCCCTGACCTGGGTGCGCTTCTACCGGCACCGGCCTTCCCGAGGAGTCCCGGACCGGTCAGCGGTCGAGGATGAGGTTGACCCGCTGGAACTCCTTGAGGTCGGAGTAGCCGCACTTGGCCATCGCCCGGCGCAGGCCGCCGAACAGGTTCATCGCGCCCTCCGGGTCGTCGGACGGCCCGTACAGGATCTCCTCCAGGCTGCCGAGCTGCTCGCCGGCCGGGCTGAACATCCCGCGCGGCAGCTTCGGGTGGCTGGCCGCGGAGTGCCACCAGGCGCCGCCGGCCGGCGCGTCGGTGGCCATCGTCAGCGGCTCGCCGAGCATCACCGCGTCCGCCCCGCAGCCGAGCGCCTTCGCGATGTCGCCGGAGGTGGACAGGCCGCCGTCGGCGATCAGGTGCACGTACCGGCCGCCGGTCTCGTCCAGGTAGTCGCGCCGGGCCGCCGCCGCGTCCGAGATCGCGGTGGCCATCGGTACCCGGATGCCGAGCACCGTGTCGGTGGTGGAGAAGTCGTCCGCGCCGACCCCGACGATCACGCCGGCCGCGCCGGTGCGCATCAGGTGCAGCGCGGTCTGGTAGTTGGTGATGCCGCCGGCCACCACCGGCAGGTCCAGGTCGGCGATGAACTCCTTGAGGTTCAACGGCTCGTCGGTGGTCGACACGTGCTCGGCGGACACGATGGTGCCCTGGATGATCAGGATGTCGATGCCGGCGTCCAGGATCACCGGGGCCAGCTGCAGGGTGTGCTGCGGCGACACCCGCACCGCCACGGTGGCGCCGGCGTCCCGGATCTGCTTGACCCGCTCGCCGATCAGCTCCGGCCGGATCGGCTCCGCGTACAGCTGCTGCAGCCGGCGGGTGGCCGCGGCCTCCTCGTCCAGCTGGCTCAGCTCGTGCAGCACCGGCACGGGATCCTCGTACCGGGTCCAGAGGCCCTCGGCGTTCAGCACCCCGAGGCCCCCGGCCCGGCCCAGCGCCACCACCGACTCCGGGCTCATCGTGGCGTCCGACGGGTGCCCCACGCACGGGATGTCGAACCGGTACGCGTCGAGCTGCCAGCTGGTCGACACGTCGTCCACGTCGCGGGTGCGCCGGGTCGGCACCAGCGCCACCTCGTCGAGGTGGAACCCGCGACGCGCCGCCTTACCCATTCCGATCTCGACCATGTCCCGCACGATGGACCCCTCCCGCCATCCGGAGCCCGGATCGCCGCGCTGTCCGGAACTCACACCCGAAACGGCACTGTACCGGTCATGGTGACCGGCACGTGCGTCGACGGGACCACCCGATCGGTACCCGGAACCGGTCGGCGGCTCAGCGGGTGTGGTAGTTCGGCGCCTCGGCGGTCATCAGGATGTCGTGCGGGTGGCTCTCCTTGAGCCCGGCGGCGGTGATCCGGATCAGCCGGCCGCGCTCCTGCAGCGCCGGCAGCGTCTGCGCACCCGAGTAGAGCATCGCCTGCCGGAGCCCGCCCACCAGCTGGTAGGCCACCCCGCGCAGCGGACCGCGGTACGGCACCTGACCCTCGATGCCCTCCGGGATCAGCTGCTCGTCCGAGGCCACCTCGCCCTGGAAGTACCGGTCCTTGGAGAACGACTTGCCGGCGCCACGGGTCTGCATCGCGCCGAGCGACCCCATCCCCCGGTACGACTTGAACTGCTTGCCGTTGATGATGATCAGCTCGCCGGGGCTCTCCTCGCAGCCGGCCAGCAGCGAGCCGAGCATCACGCTGTCGGCACCGGCCACGACCGCCTTCGCGATGTCACCGGAGAACTGCATCCCGCCGTCGGCGATCACCGGCACGCCGAGCGGCTTGCAGGCGGCGACCGTGTCCATGATCGCGGTGATCTGCGGCACGCCGACCCCGGCGACCACCCGGGTGGTGCAGATCGAGCCCGGCCCGACACCCACCTTGACCGCGTCGACACCGGCCTCCGCCAGCGCCTTCGCCCCCTCGTACGTCACCACGTTGCCGCCGATGACCTGCACCCCGGTGTCCTTCTTGATCCGGGACACCATCTCCACCACGGCCCGGCTGTGCCCGTGCGCCATGTCCACCACGACCACGTCGACGCCGGCATCCACCAGCGTGCGGGCCCGCTTGTACGACTCGTCGCCGATGCCGACGGCCGCCGCCACCCGCAGCCGGCCGGCCGGATCCTTCGTCGCGTCCGGGAACTGCTCGGACTTGGTGAAGTCCTTGACGGTGATCAGCCCGCGCAGCCGGCCGGAGTCGTCCACCAGCGGCAGCTTCTCCACCTTGTGCTGCTGCAGCAGCGCGAAGGCGTCCTCGCGGGCCACCCCGACCGGCGCGGTGACCAGCGGCTGCGCGGTCATCACGGCGCCGACCTTGGTCTGCTTGTCGGCCACGAACCGCATGTCACGGTTGGTCACGATGCCGAGCAGCACCCCGTCCGGGTCGACCACCGGGACACCGGAGATCCGGTACCGGGCGCACAGCGCGTCCACCTCGGCGAGGGTGTCGTCCGGCGAGCAGGTCACCGGGTGGGTGATCATCCCGGCCTCGGACCGCTTCACCAGGTCGACCTGGCCGGCCTGGTCGTCGATGGACAGGTTGCGGTGCAGCACGCCGATGCCGCCGAGCCGCGCCATCGCGATCGCCATCCGCGCCTCGGTGACGGTGTCCATCGCCGAGGACACCAGCGGCATGGCCAGCTCGATGTCCTTCGTGAGCCGGGTCGCCGGGGTGATCTCCGCCGGGTCGACGTCCGATTCGACGGGCTGCAGCAGCACGTCGTCGAAGGTGAGGCCGAGCGGTAGGTTCGCGGCGGCGCCGAGCGGCAGGTCCTGGGAATGGTCGACGGGATGCGTGGCAGCCATGTTGATCCGATCTTGGTTGACCCCGGTGGCCGGGCCTGGTCGTCTTCCGGCACGCGGGAACCGTCAGCACGCCGAGCGTCAAGCGCTGCCGCCGGCCGCGTGTTCCGATCCTACGCCCGGCAACATTCCCGCCACGCGGGCTGTTCCCGGGTGCGGCCCGCAGCACGTCCAGACACCC from the Actinocatenispora thailandica genome contains:
- the guaB gene encoding IMP dehydrogenase; its protein translation is MAATHPVDHSQDLPLGAAANLPLGLTFDDVLLQPVESDVDPAEITPATRLTKDIELAMPLVSSAMDTVTEARMAIAMARLGGIGVLHRNLSIDDQAGQVDLVKRSEAGMITHPVTCSPDDTLAEVDALCARYRISGVPVVDPDGVLLGIVTNRDMRFVADKQTKVGAVMTAQPLVTAPVGVAREDAFALLQQHKVEKLPLVDDSGRLRGLITVKDFTKSEQFPDATKDPAGRLRVAAAVGIGDESYKRARTLVDAGVDVVVVDMAHGHSRAVVEMVSRIKKDTGVQVIGGNVVTYEGAKALAEAGVDAVKVGVGPGSICTTRVVAGVGVPQITAIMDTVAACKPLGVPVIADGGMQFSGDIAKAVVAGADSVMLGSLLAGCEESPGELIIINGKQFKSYRGMGSLGAMQTRGAGKSFSKDRYFQGEVASDEQLIPEGIEGQVPYRGPLRGVAYQLVGGLRQAMLYSGAQTLPALQERGRLIRITAAGLKESHPHDILMTAEAPNYHTR
- a CDS encoding GuaB3 family IMP dehydrogenase-related protein, which produces MRDMVEIGMGKAARRGFHLDEVALVPTRRTRDVDDVSTSWQLDAYRFDIPCVGHPSDATMSPESVVALGRAGGLGVLNAEGLWTRYEDPVPVLHELSQLDEEAAATRRLQQLYAEPIRPELIGERVKQIRDAGATVAVRVSPQHTLQLAPVILDAGIDILIIQGTIVSAEHVSTTDEPLNLKEFIADLDLPVVAGGITNYQTALHLMRTGAAGVIVGVGADDFSTTDTVLGIRVPMATAISDAAAARRDYLDETGGRYVHLIADGGLSTSGDIAKALGCGADAVMLGEPLTMATDAPAGGAWWHSAASHPKLPRGMFSPAGEQLGSLEEILYGPSDDPEGAMNLFGGLRRAMAKCGYSDLKEFQRVNLILDR
- a CDS encoding PLP-dependent aminotransferase family protein; translated protein: MARIEHVVDVHISLAGRGDRTTRIYRQLRDAIVDGRLRAGTRLPPTRELASTLAVSRTTVTAAYERLIAEGFLTGRVGAGTFVRPVPTAPGDAPVAPRHGVHPRAIWRQLAAEPAPDASPARYDFRVGVPDPDLFPLATWRRLVAGELRATTLRRPPYAEPAGLPALRAAIARHLALSRSVRAGADDVVVTQGAQQAIDLLGRVLVEPGDRVAVEDPGYLPARQALRAAGARIVGVPVDGEGIDVTALPDDARLVYVTPSHQFPLGVAMSPARRHALLDWAGRHGAVIVEDDYDSEFRYGARPLDPLQSLDTAGRVVYVGSFAKTMAPMLRLGFLVAPASLIPALHAARRVADWYGDPVVAGAMARFIDEGLLARHVRRAQRTYAARREALLDALHRRFGDRLAVVPSAAGLHVAARLTDRSLGAGRYHDLGPRLAAASRVGVAVDPLDRFCTKQNLQHGLALGFGTVPADRIDAGIRLLADAFGDAGARP
- a CDS encoding GNAT family N-acetyltransferase; this translates as MTVLTRSAGPADVPALVELRCSNAEHHVRLGPAAHRVPDRDSVRRYFERRLSDGPDDLLLVAETAGTTAGMAEVVLRPEPPDHQILVPRRTAEVHTVVLDSHRGLGVGRALLAAAEQTATGRGVEVLLAVVFAPNRDAVGFYTSAGFGPHGTLLAKTLPGPREQPTPPCP